A window of the Gorilla gorilla gorilla isolate KB3781 chromosome 8, NHGRI_mGorGor1-v2.1_pri, whole genome shotgun sequence genome harbors these coding sequences:
- the DENND10 gene encoding DENN domain-containing protein 10 isoform X3, producing MAAAEVADTQLMLGVGLIEKDTNGEVLWVWCYPSTTATLRNLLLRKCCLTDENKLLHPFVFGQYRRTWFYITTIEVPDSSILKKVTHFSIVLTAKDFNPEKYAAFTRILCRMYLKHGSPVKMMESYIAVLTKGICQSEENGSFLSKDFDARKAYLAGSIKDIVSQFGMETVILHTALMLKKRIVVYHPKIEAVQEFTRTLPALVWHRQDWTILHSYVHLNADELEALQMCTGYVAGFVDLEVSNRPDLYDVFVNLAESEITIAPLAKGYCSKNKRNLYQPSTVFRSFS from the exons ATGGCTGCGGCCGAGGTGGCGGACACTCAGCTGATGCTTGGAGTCGGGCTGATCG AAAAGGACACAAATGGAGAAGTTCTGTGGGTGTGGTGTTATCCTTCCACGACAGCCACATTAAGGAACCTGCTGCTGAGAAAATGCTGCCTTACAGATGAAAACAAACTTCTCCATCCCTTTGTCTTTGGTCAGTACAGAAGAACATGGTTTTATATCACAACAATTGAAGTTCCAGATTCTTCCATTTTGAAAAAG GTGACTCATTTTTCTATTGTCCTGACCGCCAAAGATTTTAACCCAGAGAAGTATGCTGCCTTCACTAGGATATTGTGTAG AATGTACCTGAAACATGGGAGCCCAGTTAAAATGATGGAGAGTTATATTGCAGTTCTCACAAAGGGGATATGCCAGAGTGAAGAAAACGGCTCTTTCCTTAGTAAGGATTTTGATGCCCGAAAGGCCTACCTGGCTGGCTCCATCAAAG ACATTGTATCTCAGTTTGGAATGGAAACTGTTATCTTACACACAGCACTGAtgctaaagaaaagaattgtgGTGTATCACCCCAAGATAGAAGCGGTCCAGGAGTTCACCAG GACTCTGCCTGCCCTGGTGTGGCACCGACAGGACTGGACCATCCTTCACTCTTATGTGCACCTCAACGCCGATGAGCTGGAAGCCCTGCAGATGTGCACAG GTTACGTCGCTGGATTTGTAGACTTGGAGGTGAGCAACAGACCAGACCTCTATGACGTGTTTGTGAATCTGGCAGAGAGTGAGATTACCATTGCTCCCCTTGCAAAAG